A genome region from Littorina saxatilis isolate snail1 linkage group LG16, US_GU_Lsax_2.0, whole genome shotgun sequence includes the following:
- the LOC138951045 gene encoding uncharacterized protein isoform X1 translates to MNPIACLFIAAALLALAHCQDLSFVAEPSNVVNGTTKTLTITCRAPSNVDADVNLIILLQVDQLKDNVTVPVASERTGGTVTHAKNDRVTAEGALSGDEGAFLTVNISGPTKTDTGKYQCRFAYLNMELFKFSLLNKSIDVTFTEPDEPTPKPVVDGACSCEQVWAEVKNLRETLISENKELRQQLKSYDDTCRVSFTAQIGERLGPQFGSNDLVIFDSVVTNKGEAYDVAKGIFTAPCNGQYFLRLSMRTHQERDSGYVDAAIEVNGEEAARTSVYTTDHMDHYEQASNGLVLTLEEGDEVQVRIQTNSAGRLYGQEYSIFTGFFLSP, encoded by the exons ATG AATCCTATCGCCTGTCTCTTCATCGCCGCTGCTCTGCTGGCTCTTGCTCATTGCCAAG ACCTGAGCTTCGTGGCCGAGCCTTCCAACGTAGTGAACGGCACGACCAAGACCTTGACGATCACGTGCCGGGCGCCTAGCAACGTCGATGCCGACGTCAACCTCATCATCCTGCTGCAGGTGGACCAGCTGAAGGACAACGTCACCGTCCCCGTGGCGTCAGAGCGGACCGGCGGCACCGTCACACACGCCAAGAACGACCGCGTCACCGCCGAGGGCGCCCTGAGTGGAGACG AGGGCGCGTTCCTTACGGTCAACATCAGCGGCCCGACTAAGACTGACACGGGCAAGTACCAGTGCCGCTTCGCCTACCTCAACATGGAGCTCTTCAAGTTCTCGCTCCTCAACAAGTCTATCGATGTCACATTCACGG AGCCTGACGAGCCGACCCCCAAACCCGTGGTGGATGGGGCATGTTCCTGTGAACAGGTGTGGGCAGAGGTCAAGAATCTTAGAG AAACACTCATCTCGGAGAACAAGGAACTCAGGCAACAACTCAAGTCTTACGACG ATACATGCCGCGTGTCCTTCACAGCACAGATCGGAGAGAGGCTGGGACCACAGTTCGGGAGTAACGATCTCGTCATCTTTGATTCTGTGGTCACCAACAAG GGCGAGGCCTATGACGTAGCCAAGGGCATCTTCACTGCTCCTTGCAACGGCCAGTACTTCCTGCggctgagcatgcgcactcaccAGGAGAGGGATTCTGGGTACGTGGACGCCGCCATTGAGGTGAACGGGGAGGAGGCGGCACGGACCAGCGTGTACACAACGGACCACATGGACCACTATGAACAG GCGTCGAACGGCCTTGTGCTGACCTTGGAGGAGGGTGACGAGGTGCAGGTGAGGATCCAGACCAACTCCGCGGGCAGACTGTACGGCCAGGAGTACAGCATCTTCACCGGCTTCTTCCTCAGTCCCTGA